In a genomic window of uncultured Sphaerochaeta sp.:
- a CDS encoding FAD-dependent oxidoreductase, with protein MIEKLAHMMHEGEQRLYPNRPMITVGMGTCGIGSGADVLYEGFASYIEKHNLPILLRSVGCFGFCSEEPLVMLYLPSHPLVVYSRVESADVPFLADNLNEGRFWRERLLCKISAWDHHLSFHSYGEGLAELKEWNELPFFHSQTKLVLRDAGLIDPDSIEEYFAVGGYRSFASLVGVMSREEVLSVIKDSHLRGRGGAGFPTGLKWELMAKEEADRKFIICNADEGDPGAYMNRNEMESDPHMVIEGMLIGAYATGAKEGIIYVRAEYPLAVQRLKRAIAQAYEHHLLGEHILDSHLSFDLSVVEGAGAFVCGEETALIASLEGKAGRSTAKPPFPSQKGYLGYPTTINNLETWCNIPLVIGKGSNWFQRIGTPKSPGTKVFSLVGKVKHTGLVELALGEKLTTLVYEAGGGSVQSTKRIKAVQSGGPSGGCIPASLFDTPIDYENLTKLGAIMGSGGMVVMDNDNCMVDSARYFLEFTTKESCGKCTPCREGLSQALQILNRITTGEGRMEDLALLSELCTHISDTSLCGLGQSAMNPVATTLHYFQSEYEEHILQKHCEAGTCEEIVSELCSNSCPLGMRIPTYIALLRENRLVEAFTSTLEDNPLPGTLGRICHFHCQMRCRRESLDNPVHQGELHRYLADTLYKMGQEQDVYQDLQRRIPKRTNKRISIVGSGPAGLSAAFYLSRLGHEVIIYEQEKEAGGVLRYGIPDYRLPKDILDKELELFGLLGVKFAFSTKLGRDVRLEDLRSSSDAVILALGSYHHASLELPGSEGTGVVQGTDVLKHLALHEPDTIGKRVVIIGGGNVAIDVARSLWRLDKDVVIAYRREADEMPANRSEIEEAQAEGLTFLFNVAPTEVIRDAQQNVIALRCEHLLPGVYDLSGRRKRGGTSTFEDLACDTIVIAVGERVDGDLLASEGLSVTKGGQLAAQRHSYLTSKANVWAIGDVITGPSTAAEAMGHGKEVANSIDRCLMGQERFASLFSSFTYDKSVAKTLHEGKAIQAEKLELSQRKHSFAEVNKGYSGRQARMEAGRCLRCDIHLEEVLNGQQPSAHNN; from the coding sequence GCTGACGTTCCGTTCCTTGCGGACAACCTGAACGAAGGACGCTTCTGGCGAGAACGCCTCCTTTGCAAGATCTCGGCATGGGACCATCATCTGAGCTTCCACTCCTACGGGGAAGGCCTTGCCGAACTGAAGGAGTGGAATGAGTTGCCGTTCTTCCACTCCCAGACCAAGCTGGTGCTGCGCGATGCAGGTCTCATAGACCCTGACAGCATCGAGGAGTATTTCGCAGTGGGCGGCTACCGCTCGTTCGCCTCGCTTGTGGGCGTGATGAGCCGGGAAGAAGTGCTTTCGGTCATCAAGGACTCCCATCTTCGGGGAAGAGGCGGGGCTGGGTTCCCCACCGGGCTGAAGTGGGAGTTGATGGCAAAAGAGGAAGCAGACCGCAAGTTCATCATCTGCAACGCCGATGAGGGCGACCCCGGGGCGTACATGAACCGCAACGAGATGGAAAGCGATCCACACATGGTCATAGAGGGAATGCTCATCGGTGCCTACGCAACCGGTGCCAAGGAAGGCATCATCTACGTGAGGGCCGAATACCCCTTGGCCGTGCAAAGGCTCAAGAGAGCCATTGCCCAGGCATATGAGCACCATCTGTTGGGAGAGCACATCCTGGACAGTCATCTCTCGTTTGATCTTTCGGTGGTGGAAGGAGCCGGTGCCTTTGTTTGCGGGGAGGAGACTGCACTCATCGCTTCCTTGGAGGGCAAGGCTGGCCGCAGCACGGCAAAACCTCCCTTCCCCTCACAAAAAGGGTATCTGGGCTATCCTACTACGATAAACAACCTGGAAACCTGGTGCAACATTCCCCTGGTCATCGGCAAGGGGAGCAACTGGTTCCAGAGAATCGGAACCCCCAAGAGTCCGGGAACCAAGGTCTTCTCTCTGGTGGGGAAGGTCAAGCACACCGGCTTGGTGGAACTTGCTCTGGGTGAGAAGCTGACCACCCTCGTCTATGAGGCGGGAGGGGGATCGGTGCAGAGCACCAAGCGCATCAAGGCTGTACAGAGCGGAGGTCCCAGCGGCGGATGCATCCCCGCCTCACTCTTTGACACCCCCATCGACTATGAGAATCTTACAAAATTGGGTGCCATCATGGGATCGGGAGGCATGGTGGTCATGGACAATGACAACTGCATGGTTGACTCCGCCCGCTACTTCCTTGAGTTCACGACAAAGGAGTCCTGCGGAAAGTGCACACCCTGCAGGGAAGGACTCTCCCAAGCATTGCAGATTCTCAATCGCATCACCACCGGTGAAGGGCGGATGGAGGACCTTGCTCTTCTTTCGGAGCTGTGCACCCATATCAGCGACACCTCGCTCTGTGGGCTGGGACAATCGGCAATGAATCCGGTTGCCACCACCTTGCACTACTTTCAGAGCGAATACGAAGAGCACATCCTGCAGAAGCACTGTGAGGCGGGAACCTGTGAGGAAATAGTCAGCGAGCTCTGTTCGAACTCCTGCCCGTTGGGCATGAGAATTCCCACCTACATCGCGCTGCTGCGTGAGAACCGTCTGGTAGAGGCGTTCACCTCAACCTTGGAAGACAATCCGCTTCCCGGGACCTTGGGAAGGATCTGCCACTTCCACTGCCAGATGCGCTGTCGCAGGGAGAGCCTGGACAACCCCGTACACCAGGGCGAACTGCACCGCTATCTGGCCGACACCCTCTACAAGATGGGCCAGGAGCAGGATGTCTATCAGGATCTCCAGCGAAGGATACCCAAGCGGACAAACAAGAGAATCAGCATTGTCGGAAGTGGGCCTGCAGGACTCAGTGCCGCCTTCTACCTCTCCCGTCTTGGCCATGAGGTGATCATCTACGAGCAGGAGAAGGAGGCTGGGGGCGTGCTCCGCTACGGCATACCCGACTATCGCCTTCCAAAAGATATCCTGGATAAGGAGCTGGAACTCTTCGGGTTGCTGGGAGTCAAGTTTGCCTTCTCCACCAAGCTGGGGAGGGACGTTCGCCTGGAGGACCTGAGAAGCAGTTCAGATGCAGTCATTCTCGCACTCGGCTCCTATCATCATGCATCCCTGGAACTCCCTGGTTCGGAAGGAACAGGGGTGGTACAGGGGACCGACGTACTCAAGCATCTGGCACTGCATGAACCCGATACCATAGGAAAGCGGGTGGTCATCATCGGTGGGGGAAATGTTGCCATCGATGTCGCCCGCTCCCTGTGGAGATTGGACAAGGATGTGGTCATTGCCTACCGAAGGGAGGCGGATGAGATGCCCGCCAACCGCAGCGAGATTGAGGAAGCCCAGGCCGAAGGCCTCACGTTCCTCTTCAATGTCGCACCGACAGAAGTTATTCGGGATGCACAGCAGAACGTCATCGCCTTACGCTGTGAACACCTGCTTCCCGGAGTGTACGACCTCAGCGGAAGACGCAAGCGGGGAGGAACCTCCACCTTTGAGGACCTTGCTTGCGATACTATCGTCATTGCTGTCGGAGAACGTGTCGATGGAGATCTCTTGGCAAGTGAAGGACTTTCTGTCACCAAGGGTGGCCAGCTTGCAGCACAGAGACACTCCTACCTGACCTCCAAAGCCAATGTCTGGGCAATAGGGGATGTCATCACCGGACCCTCCACTGCGGCTGAAGCTATGGGGCATGGCAAGGAAGTTGCCAACAGCATTGACCGGTGCCTGATGGGACAAGAGCGCTTTGCATCACTCTTTTCCTCCTTCACCTACGACAAGAGTGTGGCCAAGACGCTGCATGAAGGCAAGGCGATACAGGCAGAGAAGCTTGAGTTGTCACAACGCAAACACTCTTTTGCCGAGGTGAACAAGGGCTATAGCGGACGCCAAGCGAGGATGGAAGCAGGCCGGTGCCTGCGCTGCGACATTCACCTGGAGGAGGTACTCAATGGACAGCAACCAAGTGCACATAACAATTGA
- a CDS encoding NADH-dependent [FeFe] hydrogenase, group A6: MDSNQVHITIDGIELSVAQGTKILEACEQVGIHIPSLCYLKDVSSYGSCGVCVVEVEGARRLVRSCMQSVQNNMVIHTHTPRVLAARKTNVELLLANHEMTCTTCERNLNCELQELAQQMGIREQRFVKTRKQTLPLDLTSLSLVRNPNACILCNRCVEVCKTMQSVSAIQMTKRGLSTKVATFADLGLGNSVCTNCGQCSLVCPTSAITERSSETEVFAALADPDQVVLVQTAPAIRVGLGEAMGMEEGALVTGKMVSALRALGFDRVFDTQFSADLTIMEEGYELIDRIQKGGVLPMITSCSPGWIKFIETFYPEQTDHLSSCKSPQQMFGSIAKTYYAEKMGIDPRTIKVVSIMPCTAKKFEAGRSEMDSSHTYWQHKGVVGEDEHFCDVDYVLTTRELSRMLKRVGINFASLAESDFDDPLGESTGSAVIFGASGGVMEAALRTAYEKLTGTSLEDLEFSALRERKGIREATIQIGDLACKVAVTNTLGNARVLLDQIKEGTSEYAFIEVMTCPDGCIGGGGQSIPSHAEQRQKRIESLYQEDRGKPQRKSHENPSILELYASFLTQPLSERSHHLLHTHYTKRSAWDH; encoded by the coding sequence ATGGACAGCAACCAAGTGCACATAACAATTGATGGGATTGAACTCTCAGTGGCTCAGGGAACGAAAATCCTTGAAGCCTGCGAACAGGTGGGTATCCACATCCCATCGCTGTGCTACCTCAAGGATGTCTCCTCCTATGGTTCTTGCGGGGTGTGTGTGGTGGAAGTGGAGGGAGCAAGGCGCTTGGTACGCTCCTGCATGCAGTCTGTGCAGAACAATATGGTGATCCACACGCATACGCCGCGCGTACTTGCTGCCCGCAAGACAAACGTGGAGTTGCTGCTGGCGAATCATGAGATGACCTGCACAACCTGTGAGAGAAATCTCAACTGCGAACTGCAGGAACTTGCCCAGCAGATGGGTATCAGGGAGCAGCGGTTTGTGAAAACAAGAAAGCAGACACTGCCTCTGGATCTCACCAGCCTGAGTCTGGTACGCAACCCCAATGCTTGCATCCTGTGCAATCGCTGTGTGGAAGTGTGCAAGACAATGCAAAGCGTCAGCGCAATCCAAATGACGAAGCGCGGGCTCTCCACAAAGGTTGCTACGTTTGCAGATCTTGGCCTGGGCAATTCGGTATGCACCAACTGTGGTCAGTGTTCGTTGGTCTGCCCCACCTCGGCCATCACCGAGCGCAGCAGTGAAACGGAAGTGTTTGCAGCCCTTGCCGATCCAGATCAAGTGGTGTTGGTCCAGACAGCCCCTGCGATCAGGGTAGGGCTGGGCGAGGCGATGGGCATGGAAGAGGGGGCTCTGGTGACCGGAAAGATGGTAAGTGCCCTTCGTGCCCTTGGCTTTGACCGTGTCTTCGACACCCAGTTCAGTGCCGACCTTACGATTATGGAAGAAGGGTATGAGCTGATCGACCGGATCCAGAAAGGGGGCGTCCTGCCCATGATCACCAGCTGCTCACCGGGGTGGATCAAGTTCATTGAGACCTTCTATCCCGAGCAGACCGACCACCTTTCCTCCTGCAAGTCACCCCAGCAGATGTTCGGTTCCATAGCCAAGACCTACTATGCAGAGAAGATGGGTATTGACCCACGCACGATCAAGGTAGTCTCCATCATGCCCTGCACCGCCAAGAAATTCGAGGCAGGCCGCAGTGAGATGGACAGCTCCCACACCTATTGGCAACACAAGGGGGTAGTGGGAGAGGACGAACACTTCTGTGATGTCGATTACGTACTGACCACGAGGGAGCTATCCAGGATGCTCAAGAGGGTAGGCATCAACTTTGCTTCGCTTGCAGAGAGTGATTTTGACGATCCTTTGGGAGAATCGACCGGGTCGGCCGTCATCTTCGGTGCTTCGGGCGGGGTCATGGAAGCGGCACTGAGAACAGCCTATGAGAAGCTGACAGGAACCAGTCTGGAGGATCTGGAGTTCTCCGCACTCCGCGAACGCAAGGGAATTCGGGAGGCAACCATCCAAATTGGTGATTTGGCTTGCAAGGTGGCGGTGACCAATACCTTGGGCAATGCTCGCGTGCTTTTGGACCAGATCAAGGAGGGAACGAGCGAGTATGCGTTCATTGAGGTGATGACCTGCCCCGACGGCTGCATCGGCGGTGGAGGGCAGAGCATTCCAAGCCATGCCGAGCAGCGGCAGAAACGGATCGAGAGCCTCTATCAGGAGGATAGGGGAAAGCCCCAGCGAAAGTCCCACGAGAATCCTTCCATCCTGGAACTATACGCCTCATTCCTCACCCAGCCGCTCTCAGAGAGAAGCCACCACCTCTTGCATACGCACTATACCAAGCGAAGCGCGTGGGACCATTAG
- a CDS encoding DNA repair exonuclease has protein sequence MKILACSDIHLGRIPLVGEDEQQTGSSSWEAVVQKAIQLEVDALVLCGDVVEQEHAWLSVYEPLLSGLDQLKAAGIKVIAVGGNHDYDVFPRLAQESDAITLLGLGGTWERCDLGPLRIIGWSFPSSHTRTNPLKEFDASLLEGAHLTLGLLHTDAGVQTSVYAPTQSSDFTSSTVGLWMLGHIHKPDRVANSNAYYCGSPFALDKSEMGRHGAWLLKTIADSTWDEPQCITLCPYRYERLSVDISGLRDLEQVRSKVTSSARDYVSTLQEPTNLYLTPVFVGTLSPSVDLSLFFGSFEEREILLFEQQRSKVYLVSQSVDETELEVDLGSLAQGQGPAALLARMLLDEDEMASLAQKYQSLDRESYNSSAFGILERTVLDTDDAIRKSRQAGKKLLKAMLVQTEGGF, from the coding sequence ATGAAAATCCTTGCATGTTCTGATATCCATCTGGGACGCATTCCCCTGGTAGGGGAGGATGAGCAGCAAACCGGAAGCAGCAGTTGGGAGGCTGTGGTACAAAAAGCCATCCAGCTTGAGGTCGACGCGCTGGTTCTCTGTGGGGATGTGGTTGAGCAGGAACATGCTTGGCTCTCTGTCTATGAACCGCTTCTCAGTGGTCTGGATCAGTTGAAAGCAGCCGGCATCAAAGTCATCGCTGTTGGTGGCAACCATGACTACGATGTCTTCCCTCGCTTGGCTCAGGAGAGTGATGCAATTACGCTACTTGGGCTCGGGGGCACTTGGGAAAGGTGTGACTTGGGGCCTCTCAGAATCATCGGCTGGTCATTTCCTTCCTCTCATACCCGCACCAATCCGCTGAAGGAGTTCGATGCATCCCTGCTCGAGGGTGCACATCTTACCTTGGGCTTGCTGCATACCGATGCGGGGGTGCAAACCAGTGTGTATGCACCCACCCAATCAAGTGATTTCACTTCCAGTACGGTAGGGCTCTGGATGCTGGGACATATTCACAAGCCGGATAGGGTTGCAAACAGCAATGCGTACTACTGCGGCTCCCCGTTTGCCTTGGACAAGAGCGAAATGGGCAGGCACGGCGCTTGGCTTCTGAAGACAATTGCGGACAGTACCTGGGACGAGCCGCAGTGTATTACCCTCTGCCCCTATCGGTATGAGCGACTTTCTGTCGATATCAGCGGCTTGCGTGACCTGGAACAGGTCAGAAGCAAAGTCACCTCCTCTGCCCGTGACTATGTATCCACGCTGCAAGAACCTACAAACCTATACCTCACGCCGGTGTTTGTAGGCACGCTCTCTCCCTCAGTCGACCTTTCGCTCTTCTTTGGTTCCTTTGAGGAGCGGGAGATACTGTTGTTTGAGCAGCAGAGGAGCAAAGTATACTTAGTGAGCCAGTCTGTCGATGAAACTGAGCTGGAGGTTGATCTTGGTTCCTTGGCTCAGGGGCAGGGACCGGCAGCTTTGCTTGCCAGGATGCTTTTGGACGAGGATGAGATGGCTTCGCTTGCCCAAAAGTATCAGAGTCTCGATCGTGAGAGCTACAACAGTTCAGCGTTCGGCATCTTGGAACGAACGGTGTTGGACACGGATGACGCCATCCGGAAGAGCAGACAGGCAGGAAAAAAGTTGCTCAAAGCCATGTTGGTGCAAACCGAAGGGGGCTTTTGA